In the genome of Flavobacteriales bacterium, the window GGTACAACAGGAAGTCCTAAAGGCGTCATGCTATCGCATGACAACATCATGTCCAACATGACCAGTTGTGCACCTCTGTGTTCGGTGAGTAAAGGAGAGCTGGTCCTCAGTTTCCTGCCCATGTGTCACATCTTTGAACGGATGCTCGTGTACATGTACCAGTATGCCGGTGCCAGGGTGTACTACGCGGAAAGTATGGATACGATCGGTGACAATATCAGGGAAGTACATCCGGTCATGTTCACAGCGGTACCCAGGTTATTGGAAAAGGTGTACGACCGGATCGTGGCAAAGGGCGAAACACTGGAGGGAATATCAAAGAAATTGTTTTTCTGGGCGCTGGACCTCGGATTAAAATATGAATATAACGGAGGTAATGGTGCCTGGTACACCTTTAAACTCGGGATTGCAAGAAAACTGATTTTCAGCAAGTGGAAGGCGGCTCTTGGTGGACAGGTTCGGACGATCGTTTCGGGATCAGCACCCCTTCAACCCAGGCTGGCACGGGTTTTCAACGGTGCCGGAATCAAGGTGCAGGAAGGTTACGGGTTAACAGAAACATCGCCGGTG includes:
- a CDS encoding AMP-binding protein; translation: MNVQRIFDILPYILSEYPQEDCFGAKVNGQWTGTSTAAYVETVKHLSAGLLSLGLKPGDKVAMVSNSRPEWNFTDMAILSAGMINVPMYPTISESDYKFILNDAEVKIVFVADQELYAKVNAVKKDVPSLQEIYSFNRLEGVRHWTELVEAGKANPRADELKTIQDNVKANDLATLIYTSGTTGSPKGVMLSHDNIMSNMTSCAPLCSVSKGELVLSFLPMCHIFERMLVYMYQYAGARVYYAESMDTIGDNIREVHPVMFTAVPRLLEKVYDRIVAKGETLEGISKKLFFWALDLGLKYEYNGGNGAWYTFKLGIARKLIFSKWKAALGGQVRTIVSGSAPLQPRLARVFNGAGIKVQEGYGLTETSPV